In a single window of the Carassius gibelio isolate Cgi1373 ecotype wild population from Czech Republic chromosome A12, carGib1.2-hapl.c, whole genome shotgun sequence genome:
- the LOC128025261 gene encoding forkhead box protein N2: protein MGPIIGMSPDKKAESPGAQGVCGAGTLPEAESASSPMATSLDQIGRAGVLSVVAGESEDDELTNLNWLHENLLQNFTLGGEPQPTNSPLFDIEGGGGSPHSNTTSSTSSVSPGSERDPYKSKPPFSFSLLIYMAIEQSPSKSLPVKDIYGWILKHFPYFSSAPTGWKNSVRHNLSLNKCFRKVERSIGKTNGKGSLWCVHPEFRPMLMQALKKQHFPNAHVFCTPPASPPSASSPPHHLFTSEQGCALKECDFDAATAMMLLKSAFEQNIDSYPDDQEGPIDLSRRDLVVVSRDPKQDHNYSSTPVPPCPRQMPLSQPVNFSLALHHDQEREGQAQWPHSPLQDPLLGKRSRRDCRPDVDEELKEAAGSLLHLAGIRTSLVASRRKSRKLSRK from the exons ATGGGTCCGATAATCGGGATGTCTCCAGATAAGAAAGCCGAATCTCCTGGAGCACAGGGTGTGTGTGGAGCTGGGACTCTTCCTGAAGCAGAGAGTGCTTCCAGTCCCATGGCTACCAGTCTGGATCAGATTGGTCGGGCTGGAGTATTGAGTGTGGTTGCGGGTGAGTCTGAAGATGATGAACTAACCAACTTGAACTGGCTTCATGAGAACTTGCTGCAGAACTTCACGCTCGGAGGCGAGCCGCAGCCCACCAACAGCCCGCTGTTTGACATCGAGGGAGGCGGTGGGTCGCCTCACAGCAACACCACCTCGTCCACCTCCTCTGTCTCTCCGGGAAGCGAGAGAGATCCTTACAAGTCAAAGCCTCCCTTCTCTTTCTCCTTACTGATATACATGGCTATTGAGCAGTCGCCCAGCAAATCTCTCCCAGTGAAGGACATCTATGGCTGGATCCTCAAACATTTTCCATATTTCTCTAGTGCCCCCACTGGCTGGAAGAACTCAGTGCGCCACAACCTGTCCCTAAACAAGTGCTTCCGCAAAGTAGAGCGAAGCATAGGAAAG ACCAATGGGAAAGGCTCTCTGTGGTGTGTTCACCCTGAGTTCCGGCCCATGCTGATGCAAGCCCTGAAGAAACAGCACTTCCCGAATGCACATGTCTTCTGCACTCCCCCCGCATCCCCTCCTAG TGCCTCGTCTCCTCCTCATCATCTTTTCACATCAGAGCAGGGCTGTGCCCTAAAAG AATGTGATTTTGATGCTGCCACTGCCATGATGCTGTTAAAATCTGCCTTTGAGCAGAACATAGACTCAT ACCCAGATGACCAAGAAGGACCCATAGATCTCTCTCGAAGGGACTTGGTGGTTGTGAGTCGAGATCCAAAGCAGGATCACAACTACAGCAGCACCCCTGTCCCGCCCTGCCCTCGCCAGATGCCTCTGTCACAGCCGGTCAACTTCAGCCTGGCTCTGCACCATGATCAGGAGAGAGAAGGCCAGGCCCAATGGCCACACAGCCCACTGCAGGATCCACTTTTAGGGAAGAGGAGCAGAAGAGATTGTCGGCCAGATGTGGATGAAGAGCTCAAGGAGGCAGCTGGCTCTCTCCTACACCTGGCTGGTATTCGCACAAGTTTAGTCGCCTCAAGACGCAAGAGCAGGAAACTCAGTAGGAAATGA